DNA sequence from the Coregonus clupeaformis isolate EN_2021a chromosome 30, ASM2061545v1, whole genome shotgun sequence genome:
actgaacaatcgggggagaagggcctttgtcagggaggtgaccaagaaaccgatggtcactgTGAAAGAGCTAccaagttcctctgtggagatgggagaaacttccagaaggacaaccatctctgcagcactccaccaatcaggcctttatggtagagtggccagacggaagccactcctcagtaaaaaggcacatgaaagccagcttggagtttgccaaaagaaacCTAAagtctttcagaccatgagaaacaagactgaactctttggcctgaatgccaagcgtcacatctggaggaaacctggcaccatccctacggtgaagcatggtggtggcagcatcatgctgtggggatgtttttcagcagcagggtctgggagactagtcaggatcgagggaaagatgaacgaagcaaagtacagagagatacctGATgaagagcgctctggagcaggttaggacctcagactggtgtgaaagttcaccttccaacaggataacgaccctaagcacacagccaagacaacgcaggagtggcttcgggacaagtatctgaatgtcctaGAGTGTCCCagtcagagcctggacttgaacccgatctaacatctctggagagacctgaaaatagctgtgcagcgacgctggTCAATCCAAAGCCAAAATGTAGAAGTTGGTTGAATTGACCTGAAAGGCTACTGAAGTGGGACTTCGTCCTGGTGTTTCTTGGCTAGTTACATCGTTTTGTTCACATATTAggttgtttttcaatattagtttGTGTTTGCTGCAACTCTCTGCTGCTAGCGCAGACAGTGATTCTCatctctgacagacagacaagtGCCGTTAAACTTAAAAAGGGGCAGCTGAACATTTTGCTCTCACCGAATGACTCATATTTGGGGGTACATTGTGCTTGATTGAGCGTGTAACACTACAAAAATCTTTTAGTCATTTATCATTAAAAAAACACTCAAATAATTTCATTGCGTTCCTACATTTATTTGTGTGTTCCTAAATATCAACTTATGTACTCCTTGTAAAAACGGTCAGTGTTAGAGCCCtgaactaataataataaaaaataagccGTAACACGGAGCATTTTGCGGCAGCGCAGGGAATTTAGTTGATTCTTGatgttcagttgtacaactgttTCTCCGTTTGACTATTGTAtcaaaattatttattttaacaTAACTGTTTAAAATACTCAGGTCACAAATTTAATTgagcaatataccacattacttcaTACTAGCAATACATTTCTTGTTTTAAAACATCACAAAAGAACGCTCATTCAGTTATTTGTGATTTTGTGTAATTATGGGAAAAATATTTTTCGCTGGTAAAAGATCAGTGGGTGGTAGATTTTTTTTTCCATTTACCTGCCAGTGACTGGTGGAGCAAAAAGTTAAATTTCCCACCCTGATTTCAACCACAACCCAATGTCCAGACAGACACTTCTACTAAAGCTAGAGAGGAATTATTAAGGGatagctaggaacacaagcagtAGCCCTAATGTTTTCAAACGTTACAGATAGAAAATGTCATAACTAGAGCCAACATGATTCCTTATCCTaacgcagggttcttcaattccggtcctggagggccgaaacacttctgttttttttatttctacctggtagttaatttgcactcacctggtgtcccaggtctgaattagcccctgattagaaggagaggatgaaaaacagaggtgtttcggccctccaggaccggagttgaagaaccctgtcctaatgcatgtcagagaggcatgtttgttctacagaGCATATTTCTGAACGTTCCAAAGCGCCCAGGACTTCAGCTGGCTGTGAGACGTGGCTGTAGTAGACTCCTATTGCATTTAGAAAGTCTAAAACCATGTCTCAGAGCACACACCAAAGCCAACCCTGAACCCTTACAGTTAAGAAAATATCATATTATAGGCCAGGGCTCTCTAACCCTGTCCCTGGAGAGCTACAGTCATGTaggttcagtccaaccctaatctagcacacctgattctaataattagctggttgataagctgactcaggttagttacaactggggttggagtgagaACCTACAGGAGGttctctctccaggaacagggctggagtgaacctacaggaggttagctctccaggaacagggctggTTGTGAACCTGCAGGaggttagctctccaggaacagggttagagagctCTGTTACAGACACTACTTACGATCAAGTCCATTGATGTACCGGATTCGTATTTCACAGTGCCCCCACACAGCACTGACGACAGGATACAGCTTCCTCCCCTTGAGTCCTCTGAAAGCCACCCCCAGGTACTGTCCGTCCACTATATAGCTCAGAGTCCCCTTCGTCCATGTCCAACACTACCAGGAACGAGTCGGGGACTAGAAACGTCTCATCCGGCTCCAGGAATGCAGGGTATGTCTTACTGGGCTGGTTCTTCCCATCGTGGTGAAGTTTATTCCGTCCCAGGTCCCAGCCCCAGGACTCGTGGTTATTACCCACCAGGGTCGTGTAGCCTACAGAATGAAGAGGCGCGTCTCCTGTCGCCACACCGACGATGGCGTGCGTTCCCCGCTGTCTCATGGCCCAGTTTATCTCCCAGATGTGCAGCCCCCGGGTGTAGCCGATACAGGCCCGGATGGCGTCCGTGCTCTGAGCCACGGGGTGCCGGTGGAAGACCAGTTTGTTGTCGTCCTTGACAAAGATGTTGAGGGATCGGTCGTTGTTGTTCCAGGAGTGCTGCATCTGGACCTCCTGTCCAGCAGGGGGCATGTCCAGCAGCAGGTCCAGCCTGGAGGGCTTGGCGTGGTCCAGAGCTGCCAGCTCCAGAGGCCTGAACGCCGGGTCCTTCATGTCAATAGTCTTTATGCCTCCAGGGACGCTCTGCCCCATGCTCCTCTGGGAAGTtagaacacacacagagcactCCTCCTCCTGCCGAGGCCTCCTCCTGCGGTTCTCCTTCTCCTGCCAAGTCCTCCTCCCtagtcctccccctccctcctcaaaACAAAGAAAAGAAGGGGGGAGCAAAGCAGTTAGTTTTCGGTTGCCCCCTCCTCTGCACAGACCGCTTCTGTCACAGCCAATCAGGAGGCTAGGATTGGTGCCCTGTTACTGGTTACCAGGTAACAGGATCAGGCCAGGTGCTGGTTTAAACCCACCTGGAAGAAATaggaggaagggaagatgaaggaggagaagagaggttgaACGTTAGTCACCAACAACTCATATCCTATTCCCCAATCACTATAATATGGTCCTGTGTGGATCAGTTAGTAAGAGCCTGGAGCTAATAGCAAGGTCGTAGGTTAAATTCCCACACGCAGGGTTCACATACTAAACATGCATGCACtcaatgtactgtatgtcactttggataaaaagcATCTGCTAATTATATGAGATTAGCATTTCATAACTGCCTCAGTTCAGCGCTTTAACCCACAGCTGCTGGCTAATCAATCGACTATGGCTGGCTATATACGTGCAGCAGGCCCTTAAAAACACTAGAGGGCTTGGATGTTGATATTCATATTAAACTGTGTCCAATCACTGgaacagataataataataataataataataataataataataataataataagccatttagcagacgcttttatccaaagcgacttacagtcatgcgtgcatacatttttgtgtatgggtggtcccggggatcgaacccactaccctggcgttacaagcgccgtgctctaccaattgagctacagcagATTACAGCATTATGAAATCATTCGGTCTTCACAATATTTGAAATATTCCATAAAATGACTCCACCAAGGTTGAGGGCAACATCACTCATCGCTGAAAGAAATTCCTATCCTGGAAAGGCTTAGTATGACTAAATAACTCAATAACAGGGCATAAAAATACAACTTTGAACTCACCAGTCAGTAATTTGGAATGATGAGAGAATTGATTAGCTGAACTCGATTTCATGTTTTTCCAGCTAAACAGGTCTGCTTGTTCCAGCTAAATTTACTATCAGAATGAAAAAATAACGAGGAGGAAGTCTGATCTGGGTGTGTAAACCAAATAATAACAGCATTATTTGCAACTGGGAGGCCCTGCTATTGCCAATGGAAAGACAGACCGTGAGACAACTAGGGAATATACAGTGGATTTCCATCTCTGCTGTAAAACTTCACCCTGTTCAGACAAACTAAAACTATGCCCACAATTTCCAAAAATAGGAAATAAGAGGGCAGAAATCTCTAACCATTTCCTATTATACAATCGTCTGGTCAGGGGATAACAGGAAAAGCAATCATACAACTTCAGGCttaaaaaacataaaacatgCTGTTACTGTCTGTGGTTTTCCAGGGCATGAAAACACGAGGCTACTGGTCTGCGACTGCAGTGCCAAGCCACTAGACAGAGCTACAGACCACAGACTCTgcggcccaaatggcaccgtattccctttatagtgcactacttgccCTGACCCGTTTCTGACCATTTCTTGCCCCACTCAAAATGTTGCAATCTTAAAGCAACAGTTGGCGTAGCTTGGAACACTGTATTGCACCACTACTCACCTATATTGCACCAAGTGCCAACTTAATCAATGGTTCAAATCAAATTCAAAATGTGTTTATTGCCACGAGTTCACATTGTCTAACAGGAAGTCCAATGAACAAAATGATGCACTTTACTGGCTCAGCTCAGCTGTGTAATTTACGATCATTAGCCGATTCTATCCGTAGTTCTGTCCATGTTGTTAGGACAGAAGATAGCACATGTTGCTAGGGGACAAGCATACAGCCAGGGAACTGAAGACATCCAGGGAACTGTGGTACCATACAGCCAGGGAACTAAAGACATCCAGGGAACTGTGGTACCATACAGCCAGGGAACTGAAGACATCCAGGGAACTGTGGTACCATACAGCCAGGGAACTGAAGACATCCAGGGAACTGTGGTACCATACAGCCAGGGAACTGAAGACATCCAGGGAACTGTGGTACCATACAGCCGGGGAACTGAAGACATCCAGGGAACTGTGGTACCATACAGCCAGGGAACTAAAGACAGCCAGGGAACTGAAGACATCCAGGGAACTGTGGTACCATACAGCCAGGGAACTGTGGTACCATACAGCCAGGGAACTGTGGTACCATACAGCCAGGGAACTAAAGACAGCCAGGGAACTGAAGACATCCAGGGAACTGTGGTACCATACAGCCAGGGAACTGTGGTACCATACAGCCAGGGAACTGTGGTACCATACAGCCAGGGAACTGAAGACATCCAGGGAACTGTGGTACCATACAGCCGGGGAACTAAAGACATCCAGGGAACTGTGGTACCATACAGCCAGGGAACTGAAGACATCCAGGGAACTGTGGTACCATACAGCCGGGGAACTGAAGACATCCAGGGAACTGTGGTACCATACAGCCAGGGAACTGAAGACATCCAGGGAACTGTGGTACCATACAGCCGGGGAACTGAAGACATCCAGGGAACTGTGGTACCATACAGCCGGGGAACTAAAGACAGCCAGGGAACTGAAGACATCCAGGGAACTGTGGTACCATACAGCCAGGGAACTGAAGACATCCAGGGAACTGTGGTACCATACAGCCGGGGAACTGAAGACATCCAGGGAACTGTGGTACCATACAGCCAGGGAACTGAAGACATCCAGGGAACTGTGGTACCATACAGCCGGGGAACTGAAGACATCCAGGGAACTGTGGTACCATACAGCCGGGGAACTAAAGACAGCCAGGGAACTGAAGACATCCAGGGAACTGAAGACATCCAGGGAACTGTGGTACCATACAGCCAGGGAACTGAAGACATCCAGGGAACTGTGGTACCATACAGCCGGGAACTGAAGACATCCAGGGAACTGTGGTACCATACAGCCAGGGAACTGAAGACATCCAGGGAACTGTGGTACCATACAGCCGGGGAACTGAAGACATCCAGGGAACTGTGGTACCATACAGCCAGGGAACTAAAGACATCCATGGAACTGAAGACATCCAGGGAACTGTGGTACCATACAGCCAGGGAACTAAAGACATCCAGGGAACTGAAGACATCCAGGGAACTGTGGTACCATACAGCCAGGGAACTAAAGGCATCCATGGAACTGAAGACATCCAGGGAACTGTGGTACCATACAGCCAGGGAACTGAAGACATCCAGGGAACTGTGGTACCATACAGCCAGGGAACTAAAGACATCCAGGGAACTGTGGTACCATACAGCCAGGGAACTAAAGACATCCATGGAACTGAAGACATCCAGGGAACTGAAGACATCCAGGGAACTGTGGTACCATACAGCCGGGGAACTAAAGACATCCAGGGAACTGTGGTACCAGGAACTAAACCGTGCTAGCTGCTGCTGAGAAGGGAAAGGTTAGGGCACACTAATTGAATTGTAGACAAGAGTTCATTGAGAAGTGTTTTGGCTCTTTTTCTAATGCAAGTAAACAACCATTTAAATGGGGCATGTCTCCTCAGTGATGGCCAAACAGAGGGGAAGAATACCCCAGCAGCCGGTGGCCACTCTTTGGgtccacgtcccaaatggcaccctatttcctacatagtgcactacttttaaccagcgccctatagggccctagtcaaaagtagtgcactaaatagggagtgATTTGGGATCACAGCCTGATGTAAACAATCGTCCTTCTCAATGCCTGTCCAGCCTTCAGGGCCTCAGGCCAGGGAGAATGAAACATGTTAATTTGCACATGCTTTGTGCTGCAGACTTAGGCTTGTgacccaaatagcaccctattccctatgtagtgcactacttttgatagggctctggtcaaaagtagtgcactatgtacggaatagggtgtcatttgggatacaCCTTAACCATTCTTTCCCCCTTCATTCCCCCTTTCTCAGAAGAACCACCACTGTTGTGCTGACAAGTTCTGAATTTTAAACCACACGCTTCACAGGCTATAGGTAATAGCATAAAGAGATTACATTTAAAATGATTAGCGATGGTAACTACTACCCCTTTCCTGGTGGTCTGCCAATATTGGCGGAATTCCTGCATTTGTTTCGACTTTTAGTTAAATCTAAGGACGTTTGCTGAACATTTGCCTGAGCCACACACTATGATGCAACACATTGGATGCTTGTTGTGTTTGTACCCGTCCCTATTCATATACTCTCATCCATAAATGAATGTGAGcgaaggtggaggaggagagaggctagtGTTTTTGGTGTGTTAGGTCCTGCAGTCCTGTAGCTGGTTGTCTTGGGGGTTTCCAGGCCCCTGGGTTAGTAAGGAGCTGATTGAGATGCAGACGGGGACTCTAAAGGATTTAGCCAAGGGAACACTAGTCTCTTGTGTTGACCGAGTCCACATTTAGGCTGAACTTCTTTTGTGTCAAATTAAGATTTAGTTTAGGTGTGTAGGTCGACCTGCAATCATAATAACGTCACAATTCTAACGGTCTTGCGGTTGAAGTACAGACGCTACAGTACTGAAACAGAGGACTGTCACCAATGACCCAGTCAAGAAGTGACCACGAACAGTGATGCTGCTGGCTAGATGCTCTGATATATCTCCTATTACAGGATCTAGCTAGCCTGGTACCAACCCTGATATATCTCCTATAACAGGATCTAGCTAGCCTGGTACCAACCCTGATATATCTCCTATAACAGGATCTAGCTAGCCTGGTACCAACCCTGATATATCTCCTATAACAGGATCTAGCTAGCCTGGTACCAACCCTGATATATCTCCTATAACAGGATCTAGCTAGCCTGGTACCAACCCTGATATATCTCCTATTACAGGATCTAGCTAGCCTGGTACCAACCCTGATATATCTCCTATAACAGGATCTAGCTAGCCTGGTACCAACCCTGATATATCTCCTATAACAGGATCTAGCTAGCCTGGTACCAACCCTGATATATCTCCTATTACAGGATCTAGCTAGCCTGGTACCAACCCTGATATATATCCTATAACAGGATCTAGCTAGCCTGGTACCAAACCTGATatatctcattttacatttacattttagtcatttggcagacgctcttatccagagcgacttacatgagcaattagggttaagtgccttgcttaagggcacattgacagatttttcacctagtcggctcggggattagaaccagcgacctttcggttactggcacaacgctcttacccactaagctacctgcgccTGTATTTCCTATAACAGGATCTAGCTAGCCTGGTACCAAACCTGATATATCTCCTATAACAGGATCAAGCTAGCCTGGTACCAAACCTGATATATCTCCTATAACAGGATCAAGCTAGCCTGGTACCAAACCTGATATATCTCCTATAACAGGATCAAGCTAGCCTGGTACCAACCCTGATATATCTCCTATAACAGGATCTAGCTAGCCTGGTACCAAACCTGATATCTCCTATAACAGGATCAAGCTAGCCTGGTACCAACCCTGATATTCTCCTATAACAGGATCTAGCTAGCCTGGTACCAACCCTGATATTCTCCTATAACAGGATCTAGCTAGCCTGGTACCAACCCTGATATATCTCCTATAACAGGATCTACCTAGCCTGGTACCAAACCTGATATCTCCTATAACATGATCTACTTAGCCTGGTACCAACCCTGATATATCTCCTATAACAGGATCTAGCTAGCCTGGTACCAAACCTGAAATATCTCCTATAACAGGATCTAGCTAGCCTGGTACCAAACCTGATATCTCCTATAACAGGATCAAGCTAGCCTGGTACCAACCCTGATATTCTCCTATAACAGGATCTAGCTAGCCTGGTACCAACCCTGATATTCTCCTATAACAGGATCTAGCTAGCCTGGTACCAACCCTGATATATCTCCTATAACAGGATCTACCTAGCCTGGTACCAAACCTGATATCTCCTATAACATGATCTACTTAGCCTGGTACCAACCCTGATATATCTCCTATACCAGGATCAAGCTAGCCTGGTACCAACCCTGATATATCTCCTATAACAGGATCTAGCTAGCCTGGTACCAACCCTGATATATCTCCTATAACAGGATCTAGCTAGCCTGGTACCAAACCTGAAATATCTCCTATAACAGGATCAAGCTAGCCTGGTACCAAACCTGATATATATCCTATTACAGGATCTAGCTAGCCTGGTACCAACCCTGATATATCTCCTATACCAGGATCAAGCTAGCCTGGTACTATAGAGCTGTTTTGGGACCTAAATGCGACAGACACAGTTGGTTATGGTATGGCAGTAGCCCAATTAATTACTAGACAATCAGTTGAATGCATTGCACACAATAACAATTGTTTTATGTCACTTAGCAAGTCTATCTTATTGCTAAATTGAGTCTACAGCTTTTCTAAACGTACCACACTCATGGCAGCTGATGGAGTGAGTTAGCCATTACCTGACCTATATAGCAAGGTAGCTAGGCTACTCCCTATTAGCTaacacacacagaacatacaCCCCAGCTGGAAGTCAGCTATGACCACTGGACTGGCCCACTAACAAGGTGAATGTACGGTTACTTTGTAGCCTTAACACAGGAAGCGTGTCACTAGTCATAATCATGTAGATACGTGCGGGTGTGGCGGCAAAGATTGGTGAGATTCCTTGTTGAAAATAAATTAATACAACTCTGACTTCGTGGCATTTGATACTTGATAAATCAACGAAGCTATATCCCTCTTCATGACATGTATTGTTTGCGTCTAAAACCTTGAATAGTCAATTATTCAGACAGGAAAGCCAAAGTAACGCCGAAACAAAAGATCTACAAAAAACACAAACGAACGAAATAAAACTCACCTTGGCTCGGTAACTTCTTCTTTACAACCAATAAAATCTACAGAGAGGATTGGAAAAGCGAGGTTTTGCAATTTAAACATAATTCCCAAGCTATTCCATTGCTGTTCGATCTATCCTCTCCAGTCCTTGCACCTCTTTCCCATTTTGGGTTGGACATGAATTAGGTAAAACGATGGCTGCCCTAACGTCTACTATCCAGTCACGTGGTCCAATAGCTCCCAGCAGGGGCGAGTTCATTACCCCGATTCTGTTGCgaaacgtttcttaaacgaaagcaaacggaacgaaacggggagggacctaactgaatttgtccaataaaaactctcgttttcgttgcaaaacgtGTTCTACTGTGTGCATTAATGAATACACCCATACATATAAGCGCCTCCCGACTGAGCGACTAAATGCTTTTTATTTATGGGACTATTTATTACAGCAAGGTCCTGAGATGACTTGTCCTGTGGGAAACACCTGGTCAGTGACTGTTCAGTTATACACCGGACTGAGGCAACATTGAAGTGTTTCTTTCATTTGACAACCCTGAGGAGCAATGGACTGTGACAAGGATATACAAAGGTAAAATGTATGAAAAtgaaatgcactcactaactgtaagtcgctctggataagagcgtctgctaaatgactaaaatgtaaatgtaaatgtaaaactatGGGCTCAATGGGGCCTTCCagataatggcgccggagaagatggctgccgttttacagccctctaaccaattgtactattatttgtaatttatgctgtacataatgtttctgccaccgtctcttataaccaaaaagagcttctggatatcaggacaacgATTACtgacctcgtattggacgaagattttttcttcaacaagtcagacgcgaaggatatcctacagacacccgacaaggcccaaatccccgtcattcgcatgagaaagagacggagatatcgtgggcgtAGGTCGGGTGCCTCGTGAGATCCGACGgcggcgagtaaactgcctcttccatcaatcctgttagccaacgttcaatcatttgagaataaattggatgacctaagattacggttatcctaccaacgggacattaaaaactgtaatatcttatgtttcacccgagtcgtggctgagcagcgacatggacaacatacagctagcgggctatacgctacatcggcaggatagaacggctgactcccggtaagacaaggggtggcggtctgtgtatatttgtaaacaacagctggtgcacaaaatcaaatactaaggaagtctcaaggttttgctcgcctgaggtagagtatcttatgataagctgtagaccacactatttaccaagagagttttcatctatatttttcatagctgtctatttaccaccacaaaccaatgttggcactaagactgcactcaatgagctgtataaggccataagtgaacaggaaaatgctcatccagaggcagcgctcctagtggccggggactttaatgcagggaaacttaaatctgttctacctaatttctaccagcatgttaaatgtgcaaccagaggaaaataaactctagaccacctttactccacacacagagacgcatacaaagctctccctcgccctccatttggcaaatctgaccataactctatcctcctgattcctgcttataagcaaaaactaaagcaggaagcaccagttactcggttaataaaaaagtggtcagatgacgcagatgctaagctacaggactgttttcctagcacagactggaacatgtttcgggattcttcagatagcattgaggagtacaccacatcagtcactggcttcatcaataagtgcatcgatgatgtcgtccccacagtgaccatacgtacataccccaaccagaagccatggattacaagcaacatccgcactgagcaaaagggtagagctgccgctttcaaggagcgggactctaacccggacgcttataagaaatcccgctatgccctccgacgaaccatcaaacaggcaaagagtcaatacaggactaagattgaatcgtactacaccggctccgatgctcgttagatgtggcagggcttgaaaactattacagactacaaagggaagcacagctgcgagctgcccagtgacacaagcctaccagacgacctaaattacttctatgctcgcttcgaggcaaggaacactgaagcatgcatgagagcaccagctgttccggatgactatgtgatcacgctctccgtagccgatgtgagtaagacttttaagcaggtcaacattcacaaggccgcagggccagacgaattaccaggacgtgtactccgagcatgtgctgaccaactggcaagtgtcttcactgacattttcaacatgtccctgactgagtctgtaataccaacatgtttcaagcagaccaccatagtccctgtgcccaaggacactaagataacctgcctaaatgactaccgacccgtagcactgacgtctgtagccatgaagtgctttgaaaggctggtcatggctcacatcaacaccattatcccagaaaccctagacccactccaatttacataccaccccaacagatccacagatgatgcaatctctattgcactccacactgccctttcccacctggacaagaggaacacctacgtgagtatgctattcattgactacagctcagcattcaacaccatagtgccctcaaagctcatcactaagctaaggatcctgggacaaaacacctccctctgcaactggatcctggacttcctgacgggctgcccccaggtggtaagggtaggtaacaacacatctgccacactgatcctcaacacgggggcccctcaggggtgcgtgctcagtcccctcctgtactccctgttcacccatgactgcagggccaggcacgactccaacaccatcattaagtttgccgacgacacaacagtggtaggcctgatcaccgacaacgatgagacagcctatagggaggatgtcagagacatggccgtgtggtgccaggataacaacctctccctcaacgtgaccaagacaaaggagatgattgtggactacaggaaaaaaaagaggactgagcacgcccccattctcattgacggggctgtagtagaacaggttgaaagcttcatcttccttggtgtccacatcaccaacgaactatcatggtccaaacacaccaagacagtcgtaaagagggcacgacaaagcctattccccctcaggagactgaaaagatttggcatgggtcctcagatcctcaaaaaattctacagctgcaccatcgag
Encoded proteins:
- the LOC121546153 gene encoding LOW QUALITY PROTEIN: SPRY domain-containing SOCS box protein 1 (The sequence of the model RefSeq protein was modified relative to this genomic sequence to represent the inferred CDS: deleted 1 base in 1 codon), whose product is MGQSVPGGIKTIDMKDPAFRPLELAALDHAKPSRLDLLLDMPPAGQEVQMQHSWNNNDRSLNIFVKDDNKLVFHRHPVAQSTDAIRACIGYTRGLHIWEINWAMRQRGTHAIVGVATGDAPLHSVGYTTLVGNNHESWGWDLGRNKLHHDGKNQPSKTYPAFLEPDETFLVPDSFLVVLDMDEGTLSYIVDGQYLGVAFRGLKGRKLYPVVSAVWGHCEIRIRYINGLDPEPLPLMDLCRRSVRVALGRERLSEIHALPLPASLKNYLLYQ